DNA sequence from the Anguilla anguilla isolate fAngAng1 chromosome 4, fAngAng1.pri, whole genome shotgun sequence genome:
CAAtagtatacatttaaaaatagaaaccgCTTGTGCGGAACTTAATATCGTAGGTCTACCAACCTGGAAAAACGCTCAAGAGAAACGGTAATGTGAAGAAGCATCCATCTCGTCAAGTTATATTTGTCGTTCCCTAGTCCCTATGTTCACAGCGTCGGAAAGAGAGGTCCTGTGGGCCGGGATGAACAGCTCCGAACTCTTCAAGCCACACTTATTTCCCGAGGACGGGTTATACGACAGCATGGATGGGTGAGTGATAGCCTACGCAATATTTAGTTATGTATGATCACGGCTAAAGTGGCAAATGAATGTCGAACTTAATGCAGAGATCTACAGTCCTACATTACCTACCCGTGACCAAAATGTTCGGACGTAGGAAATGTACAAGTATGGTTATAGATGGTGGACGGAGAAAATTGTTTGGAGTTTAGTTTTTGAACTGACTAGTTTTCATTGCAGTATGAAGTGACTATAACTTTGATGTGCCTTTCTGCGCCATTTGGGTGTTTGTGGATTTTAACTAAACTGGACAACTGAAGGAATGGTCATTTGGGGCCTAAAAACCGCACTTGAACATTTATTACATAACCTACTTAATCAGATCTGAATTCACCAGATACGTTTTGTTAGATTTAACATGGTTAATGCATGTAGAAGGATGATTAGAAAATcttgaaacatttaaatactgAATTCTTGTATCCATTTTGAACAAGCGTCAACTAATGTAGTCTGTGGGTTTTGTTCTCTCTTGTAGAAGTTCCACTGAACTAACCGACATGTTTGAAGAAGATTGCCATGAAGGTGAAGCCAGGAGTCTACCAGTTGCAGATTTGCAGCATAAAATTACAGCACAGTTGGAGAGCTACCTTTCCAATGAGAATTTGGCTGAGGATGCCTTCCTCCTTAAACACGTACAGAGAAACAGGATGGGTTATGTTAGCCTTAAATTGCTAACTTCTTTTAAAAAGGTACGGCTTGATATTTAGTGTTTATATGTAGAATAAAATATGAGTAGGGCTGCCCCAAAGGCCTAAGATGTTCTGCAGTTTCATTGTCAACATCCTGTTTGCATGTCCAAATCTAATGAACAaccagtgttgccagatttgaaaacGATGAATCTGCCCAAAGTCATTTTACCTGCACAGTAACGTGAATGGTGCAAATAAGGCTAGTCAAACCGCAGCATTGGTCAGGAACGAGATAatctaaaaaacaaataaagtctTTTCATGTGCTACAGATTCGGGAGCTGACACGAGATTGGCGCATCACCCTAGCAGCAGCCCGAAGCTCACAGCTGCTGGAGGTGAACGAGGAGGGGACAAAGGTGTGCCGGAAGGAGCCTGTGCCAAATTGGCTGCTGTGTATTCCCACCACTAAATTGCTGTTGGCCTGGAACCTGCTGGGTGAACACTCTGCTGAGGAGTCCAGTCGTGGGGTGGAGCAGCAGGGCCTGATGGCGACTGCCATGAAGCTTTTTGCCTGCTACGGAACCATCTCCTCCCTCCGCATCCTGCGTCCTGGCAAGGAGTTGCCTGCAGAGCTGAGAAGATACAGCAGTAAACACTTTGAGCTTGGTCGCAAACTCTGCGCAGTGGTGGAGTATGAATATTTGGAAGGGGCCCGTAAGGCTTACGAGGCCCTGCGGGAAGAGGGCCGGTTGAGCGCAGGGAGAGGAGTGCGAGTGGCTCTCCTAGGTAACCGGGGCACACGGAAGCTGAGCTGCAGCCAGGACCCCACAGAAGAGGAGTCTGAGGACCCTGAGGACGAGAAGATGTCTGCCAAAAAGCCAAACCGAAAGGCTAAACGCTACCCATACACCTTGGAGGATTCTGCTCTCTACAGCTCCTCAGAATCAGACTTTGCCCCGGCCTCACCTAAACCAAACCGCAGGGTCACCCGGCCAAAGGCTCTATATGGCAGCCCCCTTACCATCCCACTAGTGTCCTCATATTGCTCAGATCCTTACAGCAATCCCTTGGTTAGTCCCCTGGGAAGCCCACTCCTACCCCGCAAGCTGTTTGTGGCTGGCCACACTCCCTCTCCACTAGTTACACCAGAATTCACAGGCAGTCCTTTGTCAAGTGGCCCTGGTAGCTTCGGTAGGAGCAAGTACTCAGGAGACTGCTCCCAGGACAGTGCCTTTGCAGGGAGCCCTTGGGTCTGGCGCCGAAAGACTGCTGCCCAAGCTTTCTTCCCTGAAAAATTCTACCCCCACTCACCCGGACAGCTGAAGAGGCCCTGGTCATTGGTGGAAGTGGTGCGGCAACCAACTGGACCTGATGGCTCCAGGGGCTTCTACAACCATtttagagggggaaaaactgttGTGACCACACTGAACCACACTCAAACTTTTTAGATTTACTTTTGGTTATGGTGTCTCTGTCTCCAACACTTGTGTAATTAGATGGAGAAGTTGGGCTTTAATTGCATAACTCACTGTGATGGCACTTTTAGCATTAGGCTAGTTTCACTGTTgttgtaaatgtgaaatgtgacatTAGAATTTGGGGTAAGAAGGATATGTATTAAGGGTCCAATCAGGAATTGCAACCATTGCTTGGCCTTGTGTGAAATGCCAATCAAGATTTTTGTAcgtaaacaaaaaataataaagatgaCTTGATTCTATGCAGCTCAGCATTCTAAATTAACCCTTATTCATAGGGTGAATATTAATCACAGCCCTCATTAGGAACAAGAAAAGTTTGAGAGACTTAaagcacacaaaataaagaatcacaatgttttttattttattattaaagccAGTGTTAAATACATGTACAAATCATATCAAAGACAAAGATATGTCTTCAGCATGAAAAAATACCAGACCCTTTATCCAGATTTAtcaacagaacttttttttctcgtATAGCTTTGGCTTAACGGTATTAGGGCTGGAATGTTGAagtgatttgttttcatttgaacaatAACGTGAATATACTGTTGGAAGCCAACTTTTATTTGGCCAGTCACTGGCGGAACcatgatcagttaaaaaaaaaaaaaaaaaatcccatcttaaatttttatttttttcatctggAGGTTGTATAACATTGCACACTCTCCCACTGTATGAATTAAGGCAAAAGGAGCAAAAACCAGCCATTTGACAGTTAAGTGATTACTAACATCCTGTGCTTGTGAGAATGTTGCCTTCAAAGTCATAGGAACTACATGGTTGCCTCAGTATGTCATGGAACAAAATCATTTGCCTAAAATATGAATGAGAAAAAGATTTGCATAGAAGGCTGATGTCTTGGACTAATTTAAGTGAATTGCGAAATGGTGTCCTCATGAGCAGCACCAGGAATCATTCAATGTAGATGTTCAGAGATTGTAAACACTGGTAAAGAACCCAATTATGTTTCAAATGCTATGTAAGGTTTGGAACAAAAGTGTACAAAGTACAGAAAATGCAAATACTGCTCTATCAGATTATCCAAAGCAATTGCATGTTTGGTTAATTTTACGAGGCAAGCTCGcttcacaaaaatgtaaatactgcaGTAGCAAACAAAATTAATCCTGGGATTATACCTAGCCTGTCCTTTAACACAACCTGGAAAAAACATTCTCCATTACTGGCAGTAACATTTTACTCACATTCAGTATCTTGGTAACATGGAACCATACTTGATATTTGCCAAAACAGACTAAAAATTGACAACACCCAAGGTTGATACAATGTtgttctaaaaaacaaaaaaaaacaaaaaaaaaaaacaggcaactCTACAAATGACCTTTACACGCACTGGTATTTTGTCAGTGCTTGCTTTATCCTGCAGCTGTATTATCTAACAGCCCGGAAACCACAGGAAAATAGATACCTTCTGCTTCCCAATGTGGAATTTGAGCCACGATGAAGCAAACTGCATTGGCTAGGAAAAAAAGCCACATACTGTGCTgaataaaaagattaaatagCTTCCTTTACATAAACAGTAGCTGAAGAAAAAGGCATcagcaattcattttcaacCCAATTCAAATATGTTTAATTGGTCTCCCACTTTATGCTGGTGGCATCTGAGCAAAATCATGTGTTTATACTATAGCTGAAAAACTGGCAAATGTAtcatttgcatagactgcttcaCCGAAGCAACTTCACCGGCTGGATCACCTGCATGAAGCTGGATGCAGGTGATCAGAGACCCAGCTCACACGCAGGGCGGCTGCGGGGCCCATGTGGTTGCCTTAGAGCTTGGTCCACATCCCCACTGATGCAAAGataaattgaaaattgattGAAGAAGATAAAATAGGACATGCGTCCTCTTGTTTAATATGTGGCTTGTATTTAATAAACTTTGAAAGTTATAAGATTCTATTCATTGAGCACCTTATTAAtctcacaaaaaaactaaacagacCTTCATTTCACAAAAACGCTTTGACTAAAGCGGAGTGCACATAATGCATTTGTACAAAAAGTGGCACAAATAATGTGAATAATACAGCCAGACTACATTTCTATATTCTCGCTTATACATCTATTAACACTATACATATAGCCTAATCACATCTAAATCATTGTGCTCAACAAATAAATCCTCACTGAGTGCCTATAAATAACAGCAACTGAATTCTGTAACTGCCAGACATGTTAATTAGAACAGGAGATAACTTTTTATGAGGGATTTCTGCCTTTTTAAACTGATTTGGACATTCTCATCCCTCATACTGTTGttgcaaagacaaaaaaaggacaaagcTTTGCTTTCCTTATGAAATCTTTAATTAacatattattctttttaaCCATTATTTTAAGACAACTGTAAAGATGACCTGGTTTTAAATTAAAGCTTTGGTGAACAATGGTTCTTGTCTCCCTGAAAAGAGCATGTTCATAAGAGTCCAGCGGATTGTTCTAAATAAATTCACGGtaccattttgtttctgaagaGGGTCACTAAATGTTAAAAACTGTACCCGTATATCACAGCTTCTGAAAAGGCCTATGGTAGTTGCTGAAGTAAAGCTCCTGTGTCAGGCAGCACATGACATTTAATAAAGAGGATCTGCTTCCCTACATTCATCGTCGTCATCACCATCATTATTATAGTGGTTCAAGTTTACGTTTAAAGTTGAGaggttaaaatgtttaaatatagtCCCTGAAAAGTGCTTCAAGCTAAGTTTAACTTTTAAATCAACAGCATgactaaaaatgaatgtatctATAGTTAAActgtttatgtattatattttcacattaattactgtacattttacaggggtttttttaaataaaaaaattctaattaagAGAAAGAACTTGAACATTTGTGCAACCTAGCATTTGAGTATTTCGGCTATCTGTTTAAAAATGGTAACCATATGACAAGCAAATTGTTAACACatgttgattttcatttgtaattgtaCTTAAAGCATATGATCAGTGATGTTTAAATGTACTGAAAATTATCTGTTTAATTTGGGAGATGCTTAACCAAGACCACATTTAGCAGTTTACAGACAATATTTACAGCTTTGTTACTACAATTGGTCTTTCAAGGTTACAGTGTTTTATGTAACCTAATTAAAGTTTTGCTGTCAACAAGAGTTAGATAGAAGATGGGAAATAGAAGCATAAAGTAATTGGAGTCAGTCTATTCTTTTATGTTTAAGATTTTAAATCTAACAGAATCCACAGATTAAATGAACAGTGTTATAATGTACAGAATTTTCTAGAGGGTGTGTTCATTCACTCAGCTCAGTCATATTCTTAAGTCTCAGTACAAGACTGGAGGTCTCTACTTGCTTCAACATGCCACCAGTTGGGTTATACTACCCCCTTCCCTTTTAGAAGGTTCTCAGCATGCAACTCTCTGTTTATCCACACTGTTGCAACTTAACTTGATTATTCCTAAAGTAAACCACAGCTGATGGgtaaacaaacaataataagCAGGGACCATCATCTGGCCTTGAAAGACTCTGCTTTGGTGCTCCGAACCTTTCGGAAGGTTCAAAACTACCCCTTCAAAGCTGACATTCAGGTCTGACACACCGTGTTACACGGTAGTTCCAAATACAATATCATCTACATCTTGGTCATCCATGTCATCCTCGCTGAGGGAAAAGTCCTTGTGGTTGCCAATGCGGCTGGGACTGCAGTTTGAGTCCCCGTCAGTGAGGGATAAACTGATGGCCTCAGTAGCACCGATGACTGGGCCCAATCGTTCTGCCTCAGCCATGTGCGACAGCATGCTGTCCAGCAAGGGCCGGCTCTTACAGATATTGTCCAGCAGTTGGCAGCGGTGTCGCAGCTGCCCAATCAAGACATCCCTTTCTTTCACCACGTTCTGGAACTTCTGAATGGTTTCCTCCGATTTACACAACTTCTCATGCAGATAGGCAATCTcccttttggaaaaaaaaaaaaagttatgaagAAATAATGTTGTAATAGCATTAGTATTCCCCTAGCTACAAtgtaaatcataaaaataacactTCAATATCAATCACCTATTCcaagttattttataattaatgcaCTTTTCACCATGCAGCTGGTGTATTTTAATCTTAATGAACAAGGTCACAAAATCATAGAAAGCCTCacataatgtaggctactatatactaaatatttgaaaaaagagCCAAAAAGTGTCATATTGACACTATTTCAATGCACATAGTTATAACATCATAAAAACCCAATTCTCACAAACCTTGCACTCAATCATATAGACTCATGTTACAGCTGTCTATGTGAAAAGCTTTATATGGCAGTCAATACAGTAAgaaaaagctatgaggaaagtaAGAGTACATGCTAACACAGCAGCTGTGATCTCAATCACAACCTTACAGCATCACttcaattaataataaattgtcAGTTCGGTGTTTTTCAGTAACAGTTGTGTTCCAGGCAGAAGTCCGCTTTGCCTACCTATCCTTGACCTCCGCAATTTCCTGTGTAGCAGCCCTGAGTTGCTCGTCTTTTCGGATAAGGCTCTCCGCTTGCTCCCGCACAGTGTTCTCCGCAGCCTCCAGGCGCTGTTCAAGCTCTGCCACCCGCCTGTGCACGGCGACCAGGTGCGCGTTCGCCTCCTTGATCTGCACCGGGGACGGCAAGGACATGT
Encoded proteins:
- the larp6b gene encoding la-related protein 6b, producing MFTASEREVLWAGMNSSELFKPHLFPEDGLYDSMDGSSTELTDMFEEDCHEGEARSLPVADLQHKITAQLESYLSNENLAEDAFLLKHVQRNRMGYVSLKLLTSFKKIRELTRDWRITLAAARSSQLLEVNEEGTKVCRKEPVPNWLLCIPTTKLLLAWNLLGEHSAEESSRGVEQQGLMATAMKLFACYGTISSLRILRPGKELPAELRRYSSKHFELGRKLCAVVEYEYLEGARKAYEALREEGRLSAGRGVRVALLGNRGTRKLSCSQDPTEEESEDPEDEKMSAKKPNRKAKRYPYTLEDSALYSSSESDFAPASPKPNRRVTRPKALYGSPLTIPLVSSYCSDPYSNPLVSPLGSPLLPRKLFVAGHTPSPLVTPEFTGSPLSSGPGSFGRSKYSGDCSQDSAFAGSPWVWRRKTAAQAFFPEKFYPHSPGQLKRPWSLVEVVRQPTGPDGSRGFYNHFRGGKTVVTTLNHTQTF
- the vmac gene encoding vimentin-type intermediate filament-associated coiled-coil protein → MSLPSPVQIKEANAHLVAVHRRVAELEQRLEAAENTVREQAESLIRKDEQLRAATQEIAEVKDREIAYLHEKLCKSEETIQKFQNVVKERDVLIGQLRHRCQLLDNICKSRPLLDSMLSHMAEAERLGPVIGATEAISLSLTDGDSNCSPSRIGNHKDFSLSEDDMDDQDVDDIVFGTTV